A stretch of the Mesorhizobium huakuii genome encodes the following:
- a CDS encoding DUF982 domain-containing protein — MAPKRFHKPVIIQPGRIDRDRVVTTVAEAAELLLRAWPSPGSEQRLKAMKICLEVINGRKPPRSARAAFIVAAKDANIFLGDADHINDVIDLNLPVSEHSS; from the coding sequence TTGGCGCCCAAGCGTTTTCACAAGCCAGTAATCATCCAGCCGGGGCGCATCGACCGAGATAGGGTCGTAACAACCGTGGCCGAAGCCGCCGAGTTGCTACTGCGTGCCTGGCCGTCACCGGGATCGGAACAGCGCCTCAAGGCCATGAAAATCTGCCTTGAGGTGATCAACGGCCGGAAGCCGCCGCGATCGGCGCGAGCTGCGTTCATCGTTGCAGCCAAGGACGCAAATATCTTCCTGGGCGATGCCGACCATATAAATGATGTGATCGACCTTAACCTGCCAGTATCCGAGCACTCCTCATGA